The genomic window GTATTAGCGGAGTTCCAACATTGTCAAGTCATCCTCAATTTTTACGATGAAGACGATTTCCTTTGGAAAAGAGAGGGCTTCCATTTCGATACGATCGATGTGACTGATGATCATCTTATTTTTAGCCGGAAAAACGACATTAACTATACCATTTATTTACAGGAATATCCAAATTATTTTATTAATCGTGCTTTTCAGCATTACTATACTCTGAGAAATCAATCTTGCAAATTGGATATTTATTTTCCCCATTAATTAGAGGAGAGCGAACAGCAACTGTTTACTCTCTTTTTTTCGCTAAATATGATCCACGCTGTCGAAATCCCCTATTTCTGCTGAAATCCGTCTTCTTTTGATAGCTTTTGTCATGTTGCAGGAAAAAGGGATAGGCTTTGCTGAATAACACTTACATAGAAAAATTAACTCGGAATTACCTTCCGAAACATTCATAACGACTATAGACAGAAAGGGATGAAGAATTTATGCCAAATCAATTCGTTAAAGCCTATACGATTAAGGAAGTCTCAAAAATGATAAATATTCCTCCTGGAACACTGCGGCAATGGGAAAAGGATTTAGATGGGTTGTTAGTGATCCCCCGATCTAAGCAAGGGGCACGATTCTATACCAACGAGGAAATCAAATTACTTGAAACCATAAAGCAGATGCGTAATAAAAACCTGAGTAAGGAAATGATTAAGGAATTGCTTCACCAGCATATGGTTTCGGAATCAACTTCCGAATCAATCGAAACCTCACTAGCTCCCATATCAGAAGAAGAAATTAGCAGCAGGGAGGAAATTCCTGATATATCAATGGTTTATGCAGCAATGGAAACATTCAGGAATCAGTTAATTGATGATGTCAGAGCCGAAATTCGGACAAGCATTCGTAAAGAAGTACTAGAAGAAGTAAAGAAAGAAATATCGAAGGGATCAGTACACATAGTGAAAAGTCTATCTGACTCCATTTATAAATCGAATGAAAAAACAAAGCTTGAAATTCATGAGCTTTCAAACCATATACATAATGCTTCGGAACACGCCTCCGAAACGCTCGAAGCTCTATCGAAAAGGGTTGCGAAAGCTTCGAAAGGCACTTCCGAACAGCTGCGCTCTTTGGTTCATCGTGTTACAGAATCGTCTGAAGCTGCTTCCGAGGAATTCAAAACGATGATCCATTATATTTCAAGCTCAGCCGAGGTTACCCATACTGAAATTAGTGCACTTATTGAAACATTAAATACGGATAGAGAAATTTATCTTGAGACCATTACACGCGAACGGGAGCAATATTGGGAAGATGTTAATCATCGGGAAATGATGTTTCAGGATTTAATCGTCAGCTTCCGTAAAGCCGCAGCGGCTGAGGAGAAGGTTGAAAAACCATGGTGGAAGTTCTGGAGTTAACATAAATCCTGCATCTTTTTGATGAATTTCTCTATTTCTGGTCAAATCAATGATGTATTTGGACAGGTTTTGGGTAAAACACTGAAACCTGTCCAGTAAACCAGTATTTGAGGATTTTTTTTATTCCATTTCTCCCAATTCTTGTCCAAAATAAGGTTTAATTTATATTCGTCCCGTAAAAAATCTCGTCCATTTCAGTTTTGAGTTTCTCGGTGATTTCGTCCACTTCCTCTTGGCTAAGAGTGTCCTTTGTGTATCCAAAGAGATAATTATTCAAATCAAAATCCCGAATCCGGCATTTTGTATGGAAAATATGCGACTGATAAATATTCACATCAATCATATCAAATTCATTTTTGATTTCTTCTGGAATGTAGTTTTGGATCGAGCTTATATCATGATCGATAAAGAGCTTTTGGCCATCTTTATCTCTTGTAAATCCGCGGACACGGAAATCGATCGTCATAATGTCAGTATCAAAGGAATGAATTAAGAAATTTAAAGCCTTCAAGGGAGAAATTTCTCCACAGGTCGACACGTCAATATCTGCACGAAAAGTACTTATTCCTTCCGAAGGGTGATATTCAGGATAGGTATGTACAGTGATATGGCTTTTATCAAGCTGCATGACTACAGATTCAGGAAGGGGCCCTGGTGATTCTGAAAAGGATTCGCTCGGAACCTCGACAACAGGGCCTTCTGACACAAGCATAGTCACACTCGCACCTTGTGGAACATAGTCTTGCTGGGCAATATTCAGCACATGAGCTCCAATGATGTCAGATACATTCTGAAGGATTTTGGTAAGCCTTTCGGCGCTATATTCCTCATCAATGTACTCTATGTAAGCCTCCCGCTCTTCCTTCGTTCTTGTATAACAAATATCATACATATTGAAACTTAACGATTTTGTTAGATTATTGAACCCATGCAGTTCAATTCTTTGTTCTGGAGTTAAGCTCACAATCCATTCCCCCTCTTTAATGACTGTTAATAAATCTCCGTAAATATTGTTATATTGCCCAAAATCGCTTCCAATAATTAGTTTTTTAATTAACAAAAAATCATGCAATGTCATTTACCAAAAATACCTAAGTGTATTTTATTTTATTAATAATTGTTTTTTAAAATTTATAATGAATGGGTAATAATTGTGATAGTCAATAGAGGATAAAGACGGATGGTGAAACGTTGAGGAAATTTTTTCGAACATTATTGTTACTTTTTATTTTGTATATATCATGGCCCTTCATTGAAAAACAGTTGGAACAAACTGATTTTTATCCGGTGTTAGATAGGTTTAAGGATGAAGTTCAAGCCATATCGGATAATCCTCAGGTTTCTGAAACGATCGAGACGATTTATTCCGCCATTAATCAGTTAGCTGGGAAAATGAATGAAAAAGTTGAGCTTCTTCCAAATAAAGATCCAAACCCAATAGATAAACCGAAATTATCCATTCCTTCCAACCAAACCTTTTCGATTCATAATATTGTTCTTGGGGAAAGTAAGGAGAATGTTGAAAAGCTGGCAGGCACTCCCAAAAGGACCACTTATAATGAATATGGAACTAAATGGTATACCTATCATGAAAATTATCACAACTTCTTCATGGTCACATACGATACGAATCAACAGGTTTCAGGTCTATACACAAATCAAGACTTAATTTCTTCAGCAAAAGGGATAAAGCTAGGCAGTACAAAAGAAGATGTTCTTCAACAACTTGGTAAGCCTTTAAATCAAATTCGCAAAGGCTTAGTTTTTTATCAGTTTGAAAAAGAACGAGATTATGATGTTTTTTCTATGGACCAGAGCTATGTAACGGTTTTTTACGATAAGCACGTCAATAATACCGTGACAGCCATTCAAATGATTGACGATGATTTAGAACAGGCTAAAAATTACTTTTATGCAAATGAGTCACAACAGCTGAAGGAAGGATTTGAATACCAATTATTTGATTTGACGAATGCTGACCGTGTAAAACATGGCAAGTCCGTATTGAAATGGGATGATCATGTAAAGGAAACAGCTCGGAGCCATAGCCTTGATATGGCTGAAAAAAATTACTTTTCCCATACAAATTTAGAAGGACAATCACCTTTTGACCGTATGAGTGAGGATCAGGTATCGTTCACTGCAGCTGGAGAGAATCTCGCAATGGGACAATTTAGCAGTATTTTTGCCCACGAAGGTTTGATGAATTCACTCGGTCACCGTGAAAACATCCTTAGGCCAGAATATCAATATTTAGGTGTGGGTGTGGCATTTAATTCGAAGTCCCAACCCTACTATACTGAAAAATTTTTCAGAAAATAATGAACGGGCTGAGCATTTAACTCGGCCCGTTTTCTTATATCATTCTAGCATTCAACTGCTCCTGGTTTTCATTTTCATGGATGCTTAAGAATACTTCCTCAAGCGATTCACTGTTATGCTCATGATAAATTTCCTCTAAAGTCCCAAAAGACCGGACCTTTCCATTAAATAAAATCATGACTTTGTCGGCGATTTCGATGGCATCTCGCATGATATGACTGCTGACAATCACGGTTTTATGTTCATTTTTCAGCTTTTGTAAAATTCTTTTAAACTGAATGACCCAGTAAGGATCCAAGCCATTCGTAGGTTCGTCTAATATATATATGTCTGTATCTGCAAGCAAACATTGAGCAAGGTTAAGGCGCTGGTTCATGCCTTTAGAGAAGCCGCCAACCTTTAGATTCCGTTCCTCCCACAAGCCCACTTCCTGCAAAACCTGTTGAATTTTTTCCTTGTCCGCTTTTAAAAACTTTCCATAGTAATGTAAGATTTCAATGGGTGTCAAATCTGGCGGGAAATTCATTTGGTCTGGCATATAGGCAAATGGCTTTTTCTTTTTATAATGAAAAACCACCTTTCCAGAGGATGCTTGATCAATCCCCGTTATCATTTTGATCATCGTACTCTTACCTGCACCATTTCCTCCACATAATACGACACATTCTCCCAGAATAATTCCGGCATCTACCGGATATAAAGCCGTTTTATGTTTATATTTTTTGGAGAGATTTCTTAGTTCAAGTATCATGCTAGACTCCCCTTTTCTTCAACATTTTAGTTGAGATGACCATGGCGATCCACATTAGAAGCACGATTGAGATCATTAATGAAATGGAAAGCATGCCACTCTCACTCCATTGTTCAATTATTAAAAACTCTGGACCAAATACGTATTCTGCATTAAGCTTAGAAATCGACCATACTCGAATAGATTCAATTGGGTTTAGCAAAATAAAGAAAAATAAACTATTGAGTTTAAAAGCGTATGGAATCCAATTGATAACAGTCATAATAACAAACTCATAAATGAAAACTGTAATACACCAGAAGAACAGTGCATATGACAATCCCTGCATTCTTGTTTTGCTAATCGCTCCTACGAATAATGAAGCGGCAGAAAATACAATAATGAGAAGCATATTCACACTTAGGAAAACCTGAAAGATAGAAGCTTGAAAAGATTTCCCGATGATAGAAAAAATAAGACCGAATAATCCATAAGATACGCCCATGACGACAAACATGGAAACCACTAATGATAAAAATTTGCTGAGCATATATTTCCAATAAGAAATTTGATACGTTTTATATAATCCTAGTCTGCCGCTCTCTTTGTCTCCAATAATGGAATTTGCCCCCAGAATTAAACAAATAATCGGCAAGAGCCATAGGGATAAATTAATGAGCAATGCAATAGAACGATTATATGCCGTTTGATTTATATTTTCCGAATCTGCTGGCTGCTGTTTAATCTCCTTTAAACCGTAATACTCTGGATTCACGCCCATTGTTTCGATATTGCTATTAACTCCTTCTAAACCATAAGTTACTTTGACGGGATCTAGTTTAACGGAGTTCAACCCATAGAAATAAAGCAATCCAGATAGAAAAATAAAGAGAATCATAAAATTCAATAACCACTTACTTCTAAGCAGCAATCGCAGCTCATGTCTAACCATTGAATACAAAATATCCATCATTTCCCCTCCCATCTATGGATTTCCGCCAAAATCTCCTAAACTTAATGCCCGTGCTTTGTACCCTTCAAATCCTTTTCTAATAACTCTTTTGCAGTATATATCTCCCCTCCTTGTTCCTTTTGCATGGCAGCTGCTTGTTTCTCTGTTTCATATGCTGCAATTCCATAATTCATAGGACTATGAATATCCTGACTTTGGATGAAAGTACTATTATCGAACGATATCCATTCCTTTGAGTCGTAGTCGTGAACGAAGGCAGCTTCATACTTTGTCTGATGTTCTTTCATATAGACCACCATACAGCCAATATCATCGAATAACATCGGTTTGCCATCCTCCAAAATGATCTGTGCGGCCGAATGTAAATCTTCTATGCCCATGTGACAAGTATCACAATCTTCCTCATTTGCTTTTATTTCGATTGGAGCAGCTGTTTTATCAGAGCAGGCAGTTAAGAATACCACAACAGCCAATAACAGGATCCACCATCTACACTTCATGTTTCTCCCTCCCAAACTTAAATAAGATATAGGAACATACCGATAAAATGAGTAAAAAAGAGAGGATCTGAGAAAAGTTCCTATCTCTTTTCTCTTTATATGACAGCTCACTTTGACTCTTTTCCCAATTAACGGGCGCTGGGTTCATGAGCGGATATTCATCAATCACAAATGTATCAGATGGAATCGGGGTGAACTTTTCAATCATATTCCATAACTCCACTGCTGGACTTCGATGGAAAATTTGTAAATACGGCTCTTTGTTTGTCATATTGTAAAAAACATCCCCGCTTTTATAGGCAAAATCAACAATTTTATCTTTATTTAGGCTTAAGGATTGATGATCATCGAAATAATTTCCATATTGATCCTTGCTAAACTTATTCACATTCTTACTATCAGAAATTATCTGTTTTGTATTTTGATAAAAATTGTTTAAATAAACATAATTCTGGTCAGAGTTCTTTCTTAATTCCAATCCTGTATCGTTTTCTAGAAATGTATTAAACTCAATCCGATTTCGTTTCGCATTTTCCATAAGGATTCCCTTATAGTTACTCATGACCACATTGGAGGCAATTTTTGAATCGAAAGTGTCATAGATAAACATCCCTGCACCGTCAACTTTTGTATTTAAATAAAAGATATTTTCTAGAATAAAAACTTCATAGCTTTGCATAATCATCAGTCCATTTACACTTTCACGTACTTGATTTTGCGAGATTAGGACGTTTCTGGAATCCATTGTATGAACACCATACCTTGTCCGAATCATTTGATTTCCTTTTAACTCACAGAATTCAGAATAGGATACATAAACCCCATCCTGTGTTTCAAAAATGAGGTTGCTATTGGCAGAAGTATTTGGTGCCTTCACTAAATAAATCCCATAGCCTTTATATTTAGACTTTTCTTCAAAACTAGTAATAGTATTTTGTTCAAAACGATGGCCATAGCTTTCATGAGCATAAATCCCATGAAATACATTTCTAATTAAATTATGATGAATATGAGAACGATTGCCTTTAATATAAATCCCAGCATTTTGAGAACCGCTTCCTTCTATCTGCAGACCTTCAACCGTCACGTCATCTGCATCAATGGTAAGAACGTTCCCTTCATATGGACCGATGATCTTAGCTCCTTTTTCACCGATAAGTTGGACGGAATGAGTTATGGTTAATGGGCCTATATATTCTCCCGTTTTGAGGTTTATCACAGAAGAAGTTGGATTTAATAATGCCCCTTGAAGCTCCTTTGTATTGGATACAGTTACTTCCGCTCCGTGAACTTTACCAGCAAAAAAGAACCAGGCACATACAATAAATAGGAGAACTTTTTTATTCAAATGGGATACACCTCCCCAATCACTGTTACCATAATAAACGATTTTTTGATGATACAGCTAAAAGGGCAGTGTTCCTAGGTTGCATGTTTCACATCTGTCCATAAATCGTTTAGGAATATCTGCCCTCTTTATTTGAAACTTAAGGTTCACATTATTAATTTTTTCTTGTATACTTTTAGTTGTGTGATTTATTTATCTATTTATTAATGGCTCATTGTAGCCTTACCGTCGTCTTCACCAGTTTCGGTTACTTTAAGAATGGCGACGGCTCCTTTTTGTGCATGGTTGAATTGGTGTGTGACAATTGGGTAGCTTCCTACTCTTGTTACAGTAAATTCAACTACAGCACCGCCGCTGGCTGGAAGCATAACTGTTTGTAATCCTTTGTAATGGTTATATGGGTTACCGTCAATATATACATCATCAAATATTGTACCAACAACATGGAATGAGCTAACTTCATTTGGTCCTACATTGTTAATATAGATTCTTACTCTGTCTCCAACTTTTGCTAACAGTGGCTGCTCTTTTAGTGTGAACGTATCACCATTTGTATTTAGGTCACCTTCTTGAAGAGCTTTTGCTGAAAATACGACATGACTCGGTACACCATTTGTGAAATCGTCTAAATCGTTATATTTATACCATTCGTTTTGTATCATTACGAATTCTTTATTAATTCCTTCATCTGTTGGATAGCCATTTTTCGGCTTAACAATGATCGTACCATGCATTCCGTTTGCAATATGTGAAAGTACTGGTGCTGTTCCACAATGGTACATAAATACACCTGGCTTATTTGCTGGATAGCTGAATGTTCCTGATTCATTAGGCATTACATTGATAAAGTCCTTAGATGGTGCTGCATGAACAGCATGAAAATCCATGCTATGCGGAATGGCCGGATCCATATTCTTTAATGTAAAGTTAATTGTGTCTCCTTCATTTACTACTACAACCGGTCCTGGGGCTTCCCCGTTAAATGTCCAAGCTTTGTAAATATTTCCTTTGTCTATTTCAATGTCTGTAATCTGTGATGTCATTTCCACGTTTACTTCTGTAGGACCCACCCTTTCGATTTTCAACGGTACTGGTTCCTGGTTGACCCCTTTATGTGGGGCTATGACCTCATTAGTACTTTTCTCTGCTGCTAATACCTTTTGCTCTGGCTGTGGTTTTTCTTGTAAAGATTGTTGGTTACATGCGGTTAGTAAGCTTAGTCCAATTGCGGATGTTAGAAGATATTTCAAACCCTTTTTCATGTTAACTCCTCCTTTAATATCCTTTCCTTCACATCTTAATCATACTGTTTCCAATTCTCTGAATAGGTGATATTACTCACAAAAGATCCCGAGTCTGTGAAAAGTTTGTGAAGTATGTTCTTAAGAATCTTTCCGTACATAATTGCAGACTTTCGTATAAAATTGGAACTTTGAAATCGCTGTCATTCCAAACATCCGATAATTCCATGGAAATCTCACTTTTATTTGTGCTATACTTTAACAGCCCATGCATTTTGTCCGTTTTATAAAATACTTTTAATCTATAAGTGTAAGGTTTTGAACTGCATATTCGTCTATTATAATGAGAGCAAAAGAAGCAATTGAATAGACTTAATATCCCTACATACAAAAAGGAGAATTTCAGAAAAAAATGATAGTTGATTTTATGATGATTTTAAAAGCAATCATACTTGGATTAGTTGAAGGTTTAACAGAATTTGCTCCAGTTTCATCTACGGGGCATATGATCATTGTGGATGATATGTGGCTTCATTCAAAGGATTTTTTATCGAAGTCGACAGCGAATACATTTAAGGTTGTTATCCAGTTAGGATCCATTCTTGCAGTTGTCATCATCTTTAAAGATAGATTTATTGACATGCTCGGTCTTGGGAAACAGAAAAGGGATGCTGCGATTCCAGAAAGCCGTTTGAAGCTGACTCAGGTCATTGTCGGTCTGATTCCGGCTGGTATTCTTGGTGTTTTATTTGAAGATTATATCGATGAATACTTATTTTCCATTGAAACAGTTTTAATTGGCTTAGTTATTGGGGCTATCTTTATGATCTTTGCAGATATTTTTGGAGGGAAACGGCCAAAAGTGGACACTGTTGACCAAATTACTTATAAACAGGCATTTTCTATTGGATTGATACAATGCTTTTCACTCTGGCCCGGTTTTTCACGCTCAGGTTCAACGATTTCCGGTGGAGTATTGCTCGGGTTGAGCCACCGTGCAGCAGCTGATTTCACCTTTATCATGGCTGTACCGATTATGGCTGGTGCGAGCTTCATCTCACTATTAAAAAACTGGCAATATTTCACGATCGATGCCCTGCCGTTTTTCATCGCTGGCTTTATTAGCGCCTTTGTTTTTGCCCTTTTGTCTATACGTTTCTTTTTAAAACTGATTAATAAAATCAAACTTGTGCCATTCGCCATTTACCGAATTGTTTTGGCATTAGTCATCTATATTGTATTTTTCTAAAAAAGCGGACTAGCCTTAGTCCGTTTTTTTTGTAAGCATTTCATTATCCTGATTTCTTATTAATTGATAAAATTGCTTTTAAAGGTAAATCCTTTAAGAGAATATTGTATGAAGGTAGATGAAGAATATGGAAGTACAGTCTGAAAATAAACCACTTCACGAAATTCACTATTCTGTTTTAGACCTGTCCCCTATCATAGTTGGCGGTACAGCATCTGAAGCGTTTCGAAATACGCTAGATCTTGCTCAGCAAGCTGAAAAATGGGGTTATCACCGTTACTGGCTTGCCGAGCATCATAATATGCAAGGGATAGCTAGTTCAGCGACTTCAATCGTTATTAGTCATGTGGCAGCTGGAACTAAGAAAATTCGAGTTGGTTCAGGAGGAATTATGCTTCCCAATCATGCCCCTCTCATTATTGCAGAACAGTTTGGTACATTAGAATCGCTATTTCCTGGCCGCATTGATCTTGGCCTGGGACGTGCTCCCGGAACAGACCAAATAACTGCAAGAGCATTGAGACGTGACCGAAGATCAGATGGACAGGATTTTCCTGAACAGTTGGAAGAATTGCGTACATACTTTGATCCATCAAGAGCTTCAGGTCAAATGCCAGTTAGAGCTGTCCCAGGTGAAGGGTTAGACATTCCAATTTGGCTGCTTGGTTCGAGTGGTTTCAGTGCACAGCTTGCAGGACTTCTTGGCCTCCCATTTGCATTCGCAAGTCATTTCTCGCCAGAGAACACTTTGCCAGCCCTTGATTTATATCGAAAAAGCTTCCAGCCCTCCTCTGTTTTGGATAAACCCCATTCTATGGTAGGAACGAATGTGATAGCTGCTGATTCTGATGAAAAAGCAGAGTGGCTCGCAACATCTATGCAGCAGCAATTTCTAAACTTAGTCAGGAATACGCCAGGTCAGCTAAACCCTCCTGTCAATAATATGGATGAACTTTGGAGCGAATATGAGAAATCCATCTTAGAAAAGCAGCTCGGTTCTTCGATTATTGGCGGACCAGAAAAGGTTAAAGTGAAGCTCCAACAGTTTCTGAATGAAACTAAAGCAGACGAAATCATGATCAATGGGCAAATTTATTATCATCAGGATCGCCTCCGGTCGTTTGAAATCATATCAAACATTATGAAAGGCTCCTCTTGAGAAGGATGCATTTCAGGTATATAGGCCAGTCGGGAATCATGGGACAGTGTACCTGTCCCCATGCCCCTTCTAATTCTTTTTCTCCCCTAACTCATCAATTAGCCTCTCTGCTGTTCGGCGATACAAATTACTCATATGGACGAATGAGGCAATCATAAGGATTTTCTCTAGTTCCCCTGAAGCACTATCTTCCAGCAGCTTTACCTCATGCTTTACATCCTCTACTTTATTTTCAGCATCATTATAAAAGACTGAAAGGTTCTTTTCAGTAAGATGCAGAAAGCTATCATAAAATCGATCCACCTCGAATTCATGGTCGATGATTTTTGCATTAATGTTAGACAATGTATCCTTAATATCATTTATTGAAAGTCCGCCCTTCAACTGATAAATAAGGCTAATTAATATGAGATGGTCTTTTGAATACTTTTTATTTTTGATTGGGAATAAAAGCTTTCCTTTAGCATAATTATTGATCATTGTTTTTGTCAGAACCTTTTCATCCTCATTACGCTTCGTGCTGCTAAATTTATTTTCAAACAGCTGGATAACTTGATCCATATAAAGATCAATTTCAGGAATCTCATTTAAAGAAATTTGTCTGTTTAAGTTAAGTGATTCGATTATTTTTTGCAAGTTTTCCATATATATTAACCTCTGAATTCATAATCATTAAGTAAATATTACAGTATTAATAAGAGTAAGTAAATGATTGACTATGTATCAGAATGGCTGTATCATTATAAGTAGTTATAGAAACTACATACAGTCACATTAGGGGGATAATTTATGACATCTTTTATTCGAGAGCCTATTAACGGTCTTACGCATTTAGCTGGAGCGATTCTTTCCTTTGTTGGACTTCTAGCGATGGTGATCAAAGCTTCCATAACAACAGCGTCTCCAATTGCGATCACTTCTGTCATTATTTTTGGCATCAGCATGATTCTGCTTTATTCCGCATCAGCTACCTATCATATGGTAGTTGCTAAGGATAAAGTCATTTCTTTTCTCAGAAGACTTGACCATTCAATGATTTTTGTATTAATTGCTGGATCCTATACACCCTTTTGTCTGATTAGCCTAAAGGGAACGACAGGCTGGTTAATATTTTCAATTGTTTCTGCCATCGCAGTGGTCGGTGTCCTATTTAAAATGGTCTGGTTTAATTGTCCAAGATGGCTATCTACCGCACTTTATGTGGCAGTAGGCTGGATTATTGTGTTTGCCTTCTCCCCTTTGTCTGAATCATTAAGCACGGCTGGCATTCTTCTTCTATTAGCCGGAGGAATCCTTTACACAATTGGAGGAGTGATTTACGCGCTAAAGCCAAAGTTTTTGGAGTTTGAACATTTCGGCTTTCACGAAATCTTTCATATTTTTATTATGCTTGGCAGCATGTCTCATTTTCTATGTGTTTATATGTTTGTAATATAATGAAAAACCCGCTCTGTGAGCGGGTTTTTCTATTCTCTAATAGCCCATATTAATAAACATCGATAGGAAAAATGCAAAAATAAGAATAATACCAATGATAAGCAAAATAAATAAAACGACAATAATCCAGCCTAACACTTTTCTATTTGTGACGATTAAGTAAATCCCCAAGCCTAACAGACCTAATATAAAACCTAGGATTCCCCATAATACCGGACTTTTCCCATGCTTAGGTGCATCAATTACCATATATGCCGTAATCGCGATGCTTATAAGTAACCCTATAATATACTCCATTGCTCTCCTCCTCTAATAAAACACATATAATAAATTTCTATACAACTTTAACAGAATTATGCAATGGATTTAAGATGAAATGAATGGCTAAAAGGGATTATTATGACAACTTCTATATGGAGCCTGACCGATACATAACTTCAAAGAAATTTGGAAAACTTGTACAGAGGGAGGTGTGTTGCAAATAAAGTGAAAAACGCGGTACCTTAATAAAATAGTACCGCGTAAACTTTCTTTTTAATTCGTTCCCAAGACTACGCCAAGTTCTTTTAAATACTGCCTATAAGCAATACTCATTCTATCACATACAAGTGAAAGCTCAACCTGTAAATCAAGCGGCAGCTCTTCAGGCTTTTGATTCTCTACGACTGGTTTGTCTTGTAAGAAGATTTCATCTTGGAACTTTATAATCTCCTCATCTTTCAACCCAGTTTCATAGTCG from Bacillus sp. DTU_2020_1000418_1_SI_GHA_SEK_038 includes these protein-coding regions:
- a CDS encoding undecaprenyl-diphosphate phosphatase, coding for MIVDFMMILKAIILGLVEGLTEFAPVSSTGHMIIVDDMWLHSKDFLSKSTANTFKVVIQLGSILAVVIIFKDRFIDMLGLGKQKRDAAIPESRLKLTQVIVGLIPAGILGVLFEDYIDEYLFSIETVLIGLVIGAIFMIFADIFGGKRPKVDTVDQITYKQAFSIGLIQCFSLWPGFSRSGSTISGGVLLGLSHRAAADFTFIMAVPIMAGASFISLLKNWQYFTIDALPFFIAGFISAFVFALLSIRFFLKLINKIKLVPFAIYRIVLALVIYIVFF
- a CDS encoding LLM class flavin-dependent oxidoreductase codes for the protein MEVQSENKPLHEIHYSVLDLSPIIVGGTASEAFRNTLDLAQQAEKWGYHRYWLAEHHNMQGIASSATSIVISHVAAGTKKIRVGSGGIMLPNHAPLIIAEQFGTLESLFPGRIDLGLGRAPGTDQITARALRRDRRSDGQDFPEQLEELRTYFDPSRASGQMPVRAVPGEGLDIPIWLLGSSGFSAQLAGLLGLPFAFASHFSPENTLPALDLYRKSFQPSSVLDKPHSMVGTNVIAADSDEKAEWLATSMQQQFLNLVRNTPGQLNPPVNNMDELWSEYEKSILEKQLGSSIIGGPEKVKVKLQQFLNETKADEIMINGQIYYHQDRLRSFEIISNIMKGSS
- a CDS encoding DUF1836 domain-containing protein; amino-acid sequence: MENLQKIIESLNLNRQISLNEIPEIDLYMDQVIQLFENKFSSTKRNEDEKVLTKTMINNYAKGKLLFPIKNKKYSKDHLILISLIYQLKGGLSINDIKDTLSNINAKIIDHEFEVDRFYDSFLHLTEKNLSVFYNDAENKVEDVKHEVKLLEDSASGELEKILMIASFVHMSNLYRRTAERLIDELGEKKN
- the trhA gene encoding PAQR family membrane homeostasis protein TrhA yields the protein MTSFIREPINGLTHLAGAILSFVGLLAMVIKASITTASPIAITSVIIFGISMILLYSASATYHMVVAKDKVISFLRRLDHSMIFVLIAGSYTPFCLISLKGTTGWLIFSIVSAIAVVGVLFKMVWFNCPRWLSTALYVAVGWIIVFAFSPLSESLSTAGILLLLAGGILYTIGGVIYALKPKFLEFEHFGFHEIFHIFIMLGSMSHFLCVYMFVI